In Propionimicrobium sp. PCR01-08-3, one DNA window encodes the following:
- a CDS encoding type II toxin-antitoxin system VapC family toxin, with protein MRLLLDTHVLLWWLADDPKLSGQHRELISDGENDVLVSSISIAEVSVKASLGKLDAPQMISDAVTDSGFEHLPFSEVHAELLRRLPWHHRDPFDRMLIAQAIADGLALLSVDRRIGQYDLEVL; from the coding sequence GTGAGACTGCTCCTTGATACGCATGTGCTGCTGTGGTGGCTCGCGGACGACCCGAAGCTCAGCGGGCAGCATCGTGAACTCATCTCGGACGGTGAGAACGACGTTCTGGTCTCGAGCATCTCGATCGCCGAGGTTTCGGTGAAGGCATCCCTGGGCAAGCTTGATGCCCCGCAGATGATCTCCGATGCCGTCACTGATAGTGGGTTCGAGCACCTGCCGTTCAGCGAGGTTCATGCCGAACTGCTGCGAAGGTTGCCCTGGCATCATCGCGACCCATTTGATCGGATGCTGATAGCCCAGGCGATAGCAGACGGTCTGGCCCTGCTTTCGGTCGACAGGCGGATCGGTCAATACGACCTGGAAGTGCTGTGA
- a CDS encoding methylated-DNA--[protein]-cysteine S-methyltransferase, producing MTDRLTRGEHRTVGTVGIARTVDTPDGPFTLIVDAQGRMLASGWSADERAVWERIHPALRPAELVRGDTEPAAEAAQAVAAYYAGDVDTVASIPVRQRGTELQERGWAALREITPGSPLDYTAFAALLGRPAAVRAAASICARNAAALFVPCHRVLRSDGTLGGFAWGLDVKRSLLERECSHRDEAVD from the coding sequence ATGACTGACAGATTGACCAGAGGAGAACACCGGACAGTGGGAACAGTGGGGATCGCGCGGACCGTCGACACCCCGGACGGCCCATTCACGCTCATCGTGGACGCACAAGGCCGGATGCTGGCATCCGGTTGGAGTGCGGACGAACGCGCCGTGTGGGAGCGCATTCATCCGGCGCTTCGCCCGGCTGAGCTCGTCCGGGGCGACACCGAACCCGCGGCCGAGGCGGCACAGGCGGTCGCCGCCTATTACGCGGGCGATGTCGATACGGTCGCGTCCATCCCGGTCAGGCAACGGGGCACAGAATTGCAAGAACGCGGGTGGGCAGCGCTCCGCGAAATCACGCCGGGATCGCCGCTCGACTACACGGCCTTCGCCGCCCTGCTCGGACGACCGGCAGCCGTTCGCGCGGCGGCGTCCATCTGCGCCCGCAACGCGGCGGCACTTTTCGTGCCCTGCCATCGCGTGCTGAGATCGGACGGCACCTTGGGTGGTTTTGCCTGGGGACTCGACGTCAAACGTTCTCTGCTTGAGCGCGAATGTTCACATCGAGATGAGGCCGTTGACTAG
- a CDS encoding helix-turn-helix transcriptional regulator — protein MHNRVALLRDERRMTQADLARALEVSRQTVISIEKGRYDPSLPLAFKIAKVFDLAIEEIFVPDE, from the coding sequence ATGCACAATCGGGTCGCTCTTCTGCGGGACGAACGGCGGATGACCCAGGCCGATCTCGCGCGAGCTCTCGAGGTCAGCAGGCAAACCGTGATCTCGATAGAAAAGGGACGCTACGACCCGAGCCTGCCGCTCGCCTTCAAGATCGCCAAGGTGTTCGACCTTGCCATTGAGGAAATCTTCGTTCCGGACGAATGA
- a CDS encoding PRC and DUF2382 domain-containing protein, whose amino-acid sequence MVDDQNDFRALENATVYDNENKRIGTVGQIYVDNQTGRPKFVTVNLGLFGTRETFLPVDAARQNNGDLTVPFSKDFIKGAPSIEADGELTPKEESELFRYYADGMTSGEHGTPAAGRGTNTVRGRAEGDRARVGDEETLVAHEERLRVNTQQQEAGRARLRKRVRTEKENIEVPVQREELVVDREAIDPNSAEARAAGPIGETANEDEVVTLKEERPVVDKETVATEKVNVGKRTVQDSETVSADLRKEEIDVDQDDARRR is encoded by the coding sequence ATGGTCGACGACCAGAATGATTTCCGGGCGCTCGAGAACGCCACCGTGTACGACAACGAGAACAAGAGGATCGGCACCGTCGGGCAGATCTATGTCGACAACCAGACGGGCCGGCCGAAGTTCGTGACCGTCAATCTGGGACTCTTCGGAACTCGGGAGACCTTCCTCCCGGTTGACGCCGCGCGTCAGAACAATGGCGATCTCACCGTGCCATTCTCGAAGGACTTCATCAAGGGCGCGCCCAGTATCGAGGCCGATGGGGAGCTCACACCCAAGGAGGAGAGCGAGTTGTTCCGCTATTACGCGGACGGCATGACCTCCGGCGAGCACGGCACCCCGGCCGCAGGTCGCGGAACGAACACTGTGCGTGGTCGGGCCGAAGGCGATCGCGCACGCGTCGGCGATGAGGAGACACTGGTCGCCCACGAGGAGCGCCTGCGGGTGAACACGCAGCAGCAGGAGGCGGGGCGGGCACGCCTGCGCAAGCGCGTCCGGACCGAGAAGGAGAATATCGAGGTCCCGGTTCAGCGAGAGGAGCTCGTTGTCGACCGCGAGGCGATCGATCCGAACTCGGCCGAGGCGCGAGCCGCCGGACCGATCGGTGAGACCGCGAATGAGGACGAAGTCGTCACCCTCAAGGAGGAGCGACCCGTCGTCGACAAGGAGACCGTCGCCACCGAGAAGGTGAACGTCGGCAAGCGCACCGTGCAGGACAGCGAGACCGTCAGCGCGGACCTGCGCAAGGAGGAGATCGACGTCGATCAGGACGACGCTCGGCGGCGCTGA
- a CDS encoding ABC transporter substrate-binding protein codes for MTPTKMTRRTFGGLSTLAMASFLAACDRQPAASGGSSNVTYQLSWTHSVQFGGTYVAQDQGLFEGLNVKLAAGGPNVAGDANTVSGAALLNISSSDGVARSNAEGADLVIIGAQYQKSPATILSLAEAPLEHPQDLIGKQIGVAGTDTPGLTAFLATNGLEQDQVQFVPSQYDPAILTAGQVDGIFCFYNDLPVALAVQGIAGYSMLLADFGYNPMSQTYTVRRSSLADDVERDQILRLIRGDARGWQQYREDPGAAAELTIRMNPDAGLDLETQQEQADVQLDIMFSELTDQHGFGWFTDEQIEENLKLFELLGIEGSDEQLWDRSILDEVYRDGPTA; via the coding sequence ATGACTCCAACCAAAATGACGCGCCGCACTTTCGGTGGGCTTAGCACCTTGGCCATGGCCAGTTTCCTGGCGGCCTGTGATCGCCAACCGGCAGCATCGGGCGGGTCGTCCAATGTCACGTACCAGCTGTCCTGGACGCATTCCGTGCAGTTCGGCGGCACCTATGTCGCACAAGACCAGGGGCTGTTCGAAGGGCTGAACGTCAAGCTTGCCGCTGGTGGCCCGAACGTGGCCGGTGACGCCAACACGGTCAGCGGCGCCGCGCTGCTCAACATCTCGTCGAGCGATGGCGTCGCCCGCTCCAACGCCGAGGGGGCCGACTTGGTCATCATCGGGGCGCAATACCAAAAGAGCCCGGCAACCATTCTCTCGTTGGCCGAAGCGCCGCTGGAACACCCTCAGGACTTGATCGGCAAGCAGATCGGAGTTGCCGGCACGGACACGCCGGGATTGACGGCGTTCTTGGCGACCAATGGTCTCGAGCAGGATCAAGTGCAGTTCGTGCCGAGTCAGTACGATCCGGCTATTCTCACCGCCGGGCAGGTCGACGGTATCTTCTGTTTCTATAACGATCTGCCGGTCGCGCTGGCCGTCCAAGGCATTGCTGGCTATTCGATGTTGCTCGCCGACTTCGGCTATAACCCGATGAGCCAGACGTATACCGTGCGGCGCTCAAGCCTGGCCGACGACGTTGAGAGAGATCAGATTCTTCGGCTCATCCGTGGGGACGCACGGGGATGGCAGCAGTACCGCGAAGATCCCGGGGCCGCCGCGGAGCTGACCATCAGGATGAATCCGGACGCCGGGCTCGATCTGGAGACCCAGCAAGAGCAGGCCGACGTCCAACTCGACATCATGTTCTCCGAGCTCACCGACCAGCACGGATTCGGCTGGTTCACCGATGAGCAGATCGAGGAGAATCTGAAGCTGTTCGAGCTGCTCGGTATCGAGGGCAGCGATGAGCAACTGTGGGATCGATCGATCCTCGACGAGGTATACCGGGACGGCCCGACAGCGTGA
- a CDS encoding DUF4235 domain-containing protein: MAKKQTGSKPAKILYRPLGLIGSVVSGAVAGVIFKKLWKRASPSSSQDTPDPLESEFGLREVLIAAALQGAIYATVQALVNRGGARLFQRLTGEWPGN; the protein is encoded by the coding sequence ATGGCAAAGAAGCAGACGGGCAGCAAGCCGGCGAAGATCCTTTACCGGCCGCTTGGCCTGATCGGAAGCGTGGTCAGCGGCGCTGTTGCCGGTGTCATCTTCAAGAAGCTGTGGAAGAGGGCATCGCCGTCGAGCAGCCAGGACACTCCGGATCCCCTGGAGTCCGAGTTCGGTCTGCGAGAAGTACTGATCGCGGCCGCTCTGCAGGGTGCGATCTATGCCACGGTCCAGGCGCTTGTGAACCGTGGCGGGGCGAGGCTCTTCCAGCGGCTCACCGGGGAGTGGCCGGGCAACTGA
- a CDS encoding ATP-dependent DNA ligase, with the protein MATKRQTIEVGGLKLAVSNLDKVMYPETGTTKGDVLDYYLQIAPVLVPQAAWRPATRKRWVNGVGTADDPGEVFFRKDLEDGTPGWVPTGKIVHKERTNVYPLANNAAVLAWFAQLAALEVHVPQWRFGSDGAPRNPDRLVLDLDPGEGAGLKECVAVAHMIRDILTDMKLDAVPVTSGSKGIHLYAPLDGRTTSDQVAAVAKQLAESLEKEAPKQVIAIQKRAERAGKVLVDWSQNNAAKTTVCPYSLRGRMRPTVACPRTWDELDDPKLAQLDYREVLKRVADGLDPIADQGWPFDQAPEAPKKSRSADSGTTDKLTRYREKRDANLTPEPVPEASGKSTGGKSKARETHKQGTSSTSKQEDSADSSSGNVPTDDAGDEALTFVIQEHHARRLHWDFRLEHDGVLASWAVPKGPPLSSDEHRLAVQVEDHPLDYGSFEGVIPKGQYGGGTVTIWDAGTIEVEKWRSDEIIVVLHGRKTGGLGGLPRRYVLVRTSGGGEKAQWLLIFKKDQPAAAQSRVGKGEDGSDRHMGQRGSGHKADDSPPDSAHGDGLREGDDKSKKSEPDDAKVVSDLGKEPELELPDEAPAPMLATLGSPDDLDDGQDWALEMKWDGVRAICLVAGNRVRLVSRNGNDVTERYPELAELASALNADAAILDGEIVALDQDGRPDFELLQPRMHLDGRRAARLARENPVTLMLFDVLSLTVEGSERRLMRTGYRQRRELLEAAVEPTERIRVPSQFDGSLPKALEHAKAERLEGVMAKRQDSVYVPGRRSRQWIKIKHRRDQSAVIVGWRVDAEDRLRSLLLAVPDDDGTLHYAGRVGSGISPNQIHDLEQKLQPIERKTPPLGDVPAADRHDARWVRPSLVGEVAYAEVTHEGKLRSPVWRGWRDDVIPDDVRWEKTR; encoded by the coding sequence ATGGCCACCAAGCGACAAACGATCGAAGTCGGAGGCTTGAAGCTCGCGGTATCCAACCTTGACAAGGTGATGTACCCAGAAACCGGCACCACCAAGGGTGACGTGCTCGACTACTACCTGCAGATCGCGCCGGTGCTGGTGCCGCAGGCGGCCTGGCGTCCGGCGACCCGTAAACGGTGGGTGAACGGCGTCGGCACCGCAGACGATCCGGGCGAGGTCTTCTTCCGCAAAGACTTGGAAGATGGTACGCCCGGCTGGGTTCCGACCGGAAAGATCGTCCACAAAGAGCGGACGAATGTGTATCCGCTGGCCAATAACGCCGCGGTGCTCGCCTGGTTCGCCCAGCTGGCCGCACTCGAGGTCCACGTGCCGCAATGGCGGTTCGGCTCCGATGGAGCACCCCGTAATCCGGATAGATTGGTCCTGGATCTCGACCCCGGCGAGGGCGCCGGGCTGAAGGAGTGCGTCGCCGTAGCACATATGATCCGCGACATTCTGACCGATATGAAGCTGGACGCGGTGCCGGTGACATCGGGTTCGAAGGGCATTCATTTGTATGCCCCGCTCGACGGCCGGACGACCAGCGATCAGGTCGCCGCGGTGGCCAAGCAGCTCGCCGAGTCACTGGAAAAGGAAGCGCCCAAGCAGGTCATCGCAATCCAGAAGCGGGCCGAGCGCGCGGGCAAGGTGCTGGTCGACTGGTCGCAGAACAATGCGGCGAAGACGACGGTCTGTCCGTATTCACTGCGCGGACGCATGCGTCCGACCGTTGCCTGCCCCAGAACCTGGGACGAACTCGATGACCCGAAGCTCGCCCAGTTGGACTATCGCGAGGTGCTGAAACGGGTCGCCGATGGCCTCGACCCGATTGCCGACCAGGGCTGGCCCTTTGATCAGGCACCCGAGGCGCCCAAGAAGTCGCGCTCCGCGGATTCGGGGACGACCGACAAGTTGACCCGCTATCGCGAGAAGCGCGATGCCAATCTGACGCCCGAACCGGTGCCGGAGGCCTCGGGCAAGAGCACGGGCGGCAAGAGCAAAGCCAGGGAAACCCACAAGCAAGGTACATCCAGCACCTCTAAGCAAGAGGATTCCGCCGACTCCTCCTCCGGCAACGTCCCGACCGACGACGCAGGCGACGAGGCGTTGACCTTCGTCATTCAGGAGCACCATGCCCGCCGGCTGCACTGGGATTTCCGGCTCGAACACGATGGCGTCCTTGCGTCGTGGGCGGTGCCGAAGGGCCCTCCATTGTCGAGCGACGAGCACCGGCTCGCCGTGCAGGTCGAGGATCACCCGCTTGACTACGGCAGTTTCGAGGGCGTGATTCCGAAAGGCCAGTACGGCGGCGGCACGGTCACGATCTGGGACGCCGGCACCATCGAGGTCGAGAAATGGCGTTCCGATGAGATCATCGTGGTCCTGCATGGACGCAAAACAGGTGGGCTCGGTGGTCTCCCCCGTCGCTACGTGCTGGTGCGCACCAGCGGCGGGGGCGAGAAGGCGCAGTGGTTGCTGATATTCAAGAAGGATCAGCCAGCTGCCGCCCAATCGAGGGTCGGCAAGGGAGAAGACGGGTCTGATCGGCACATGGGTCAGCGTGGCTCTGGACACAAAGCGGATGATTCACCGCCGGACTCCGCGCATGGCGACGGCTTGCGCGAGGGTGACGACAAAAGCAAGAAGAGCGAACCCGACGACGCAAAAGTCGTATCGGATTTGGGTAAAGAGCCCGAGCTCGAACTCCCCGATGAGGCCCCGGCCCCAATGCTTGCCACTCTTGGTTCGCCGGACGACTTGGACGACGGCCAAGACTGGGCGCTGGAGATGAAGTGGGACGGCGTACGCGCGATCTGCCTGGTCGCGGGCAACCGCGTCCGCTTGGTTTCGCGCAATGGCAACGACGTCACCGAGCGCTATCCCGAGCTCGCCGAGTTGGCATCAGCGTTGAACGCCGACGCTGCGATTCTGGACGGCGAGATCGTCGCTCTGGACCAGGACGGTCGTCCGGACTTCGAGTTGCTGCAGCCCCGCATGCACTTGGACGGACGGCGTGCAGCCCGCTTGGCCCGCGAGAATCCCGTGACTCTGATGCTCTTTGACGTTCTTTCGCTGACCGTCGAAGGATCGGAGCGGCGGCTGATGCGCACCGGCTACCGCCAACGTCGCGAACTGCTTGAAGCCGCGGTTGAACCGACCGAGCGAATCCGGGTGCCGTCGCAGTTCGATGGCTCGTTGCCCAAGGCCTTGGAGCATGCAAAGGCCGAGCGGTTGGAAGGCGTGATGGCCAAACGGCAGGACTCGGTCTACGTACCCGGACGCAGGTCGCGGCAGTGGATCAAGATCAAGCATCGTCGCGACCAGTCAGCGGTCATCGTCGGCTGGCGGGTGGACGCCGAAGACCGGCTCCGCTCGCTCCTGCTTGCCGTGCCCGACGACGATGGGACGCTGCACTATGCCGGACGCGTCGGCTCTGGCATCTCCCCTAATCAGATACATGATCTTGAGCAGAAGCTGCAACCTATCGAGCGGAAGACTCCTCCGTTGGGCGACGTGCCGGCCGCAGATCGGCATGACGCTCGTTGGGTGAGGCCGAGCCTGGTGGGCGAGGTCGCCTACGCCGAGGTCACCCATGAAGGCAAACTGAGATCACCGGTGTGGCGCGGTTGGCGTGACGATGTCATCCCGGACGATGTCCGCTGGGAGAAAACCCGGTGA
- a CDS encoding VOC family protein, whose protein sequence is MKVERIAPILTVDDVPRAIDEHTRILGMHVVMDMGWIAFIADEAGRQIGLMTTDASAPVNPDISVFVESVDDVEATHAAALAAGVEIVHPLSDEQWGVRRFFYRDSSGRVINVGTHI, encoded by the coding sequence ATGAAGGTCGAACGTATCGCTCCGATCCTGACCGTCGACGATGTGCCACGCGCAATCGACGAGCACACCCGCATACTCGGGATGCACGTCGTGATGGACATGGGATGGATTGCCTTCATCGCGGACGAGGCAGGCCGGCAGATCGGCCTGATGACCACGGACGCTTCCGCCCCGGTCAATCCAGATATCTCCGTTTTCGTCGAGAGCGTCGATGATGTCGAGGCCACTCACGCTGCAGCGCTCGCAGCGGGCGTCGAGATCGTCCACCCGCTCTCGGACGAGCAGTGGGGCGTCCGACGGTTCTTCTACCGCGACTCGTCCGGACGCGTGATCAACGTGGGCACCCACATCTGA
- the hemQ gene encoding hydrogen peroxide-dependent heme synthase gives MSETPTTVDAAENDTFTLFAVFGLKNSSHGNEMTMDAASDGVHELEECVDTLVGRDVTVRGWYDVSGLRAGADLMVWLHGPVPENLQQAVRELRRTSLLAPLVRVWSALGVHRDAEFNQAHVPGFVRGVAPKAWLTVYPFVRTPEWYLLDPADRGRMLADHGRRGAAFKGVTANTVAAFALGDYEWLLPMEADDPVELVDLLRDLRYTEARHYTKVEVPFFTGRHISPAEIVEVLQ, from the coding sequence ATGAGTGAAACCCCGACCACCGTGGACGCAGCCGAAAACGACACCTTTACGCTGTTTGCAGTCTTCGGTTTGAAGAACTCCTCGCATGGCAACGAGATGACCATGGACGCCGCTTCTGATGGAGTCCACGAGCTCGAAGAATGCGTCGACACCCTCGTCGGCAGGGATGTCACGGTGCGCGGCTGGTATGACGTGAGCGGGCTGCGCGCGGGTGCCGATTTGATGGTGTGGCTACACGGTCCGGTTCCCGAAAACCTTCAGCAGGCCGTACGCGAGCTTCGACGCACTTCGCTGCTCGCACCGCTGGTCCGGGTATGGAGCGCGCTGGGGGTGCACCGTGATGCCGAGTTCAACCAGGCCCACGTGCCGGGGTTCGTGCGTGGCGTGGCGCCGAAGGCCTGGCTCACGGTGTACCCGTTCGTCCGCACGCCTGAGTGGTACCTGCTGGATCCGGCCGACCGTGGCCGGATGCTCGCCGATCATGGACGCAGAGGTGCCGCGTTCAAAGGTGTCACCGCGAATACGGTAGCCGCATTCGCGTTGGGCGACTATGAGTGGTTGCTGCCGATGGAGGCGGACGATCCGGTTGAGCTGGTCGACCTGCTGCGCGACCTGCGCTACACCGAAGCACGTCATTACACGAAGGTCGAAGTTCCGTTCTTCACCGGACGCCACATTTCCCCCGCCGAGATCGTCGAGGTCTTGCAGTAG
- a CDS encoding Ku protein, giving the protein MRAIWTGTISFGLVNVPVKAYSATEDHDVPLHQVHAKDGGRIRYQRKCEICGQVVPYEEIDKAYDDGENTVILTDKDLKSLPAEASREIEVVEFVPTEQVEPMMFERSYYLEPDSKSAKAYILLRTTLQNTDRTAIVKFAMRQKTRLGALRVRDAALVLQSLLWADEVREPDFPSIHQEAKISSAELKMAKSLVDEFSSDFTPEDYEDDYQRELRILIDEKIKKGDTVSTEETFGETEQQGEGEEEGGEVIDLMAALKRSVEKRRGENGASKKNTEKSASASGDDSSETGKKSASAKKSPSGGRKKEASKKEKTA; this is encoded by the coding sequence ATGAGGGCTATTTGGACGGGGACGATCAGTTTCGGGCTCGTGAACGTGCCTGTGAAGGCGTATTCGGCGACCGAGGACCACGACGTGCCGTTGCATCAGGTGCATGCCAAAGACGGTGGACGCATTCGTTACCAGCGCAAGTGCGAGATCTGCGGGCAGGTCGTGCCCTACGAAGAGATCGACAAGGCCTATGACGATGGCGAGAACACGGTCATCCTGACCGACAAAGACCTCAAGTCGCTGCCGGCCGAGGCATCGCGGGAGATTGAGGTCGTCGAGTTCGTGCCGACCGAGCAGGTCGAGCCGATGATGTTCGAGCGTTCGTACTATCTTGAGCCCGATTCGAAGTCGGCCAAGGCCTACATCCTGCTTCGTACTACATTGCAGAACACCGATCGGACGGCGATCGTGAAGTTCGCGATGCGGCAGAAGACCAGGCTCGGCGCCCTGCGTGTGCGGGACGCGGCGCTGGTGCTTCAGTCGCTGTTGTGGGCGGACGAGGTCCGCGAGCCGGATTTCCCGTCCATCCATCAGGAGGCGAAGATCTCCAGTGCAGAACTCAAAATGGCCAAGTCGCTGGTGGACGAATTCTCGTCCGATTTCACACCCGAGGACTATGAGGACGACTACCAGCGTGAGCTGCGGATTCTGATCGACGAGAAGATCAAGAAGGGTGACACGGTCAGCACCGAGGAGACCTTCGGCGAGACCGAGCAGCAGGGCGAGGGCGAAGAAGAGGGCGGCGAGGTCATCGACCTGATGGCCGCGCTCAAGCGTTCGGTCGAGAAGCGCCGCGGCGAGAATGGTGCTTCAAAGAAGAACACCGAGAAGAGCGCATCCGCGAGCGGAGACGATTCGAGCGAGACAGGCAAGAAGAGCGCATCGGCCAAGAAGAGCCCGTCCGGCGGACGCAAGAAGGAGGCGTCCAAGAAGGAGAAGACTGCCTGA
- a CDS encoding type II toxin-antitoxin system prevent-host-death family antitoxin yields the protein MSVHQVNVYEAKAQLSKLIESALKGEEVIIARAGKPAVRLVKWTPRPDRIPGMWKGRVRVADDFDSFDEQDDRDWYGEQA from the coding sequence ATGAGCGTTCATCAAGTCAACGTCTACGAGGCGAAGGCGCAACTTTCAAAATTGATCGAGAGCGCGCTTAAAGGCGAGGAAGTGATCATCGCGCGGGCCGGAAAGCCGGCGGTGCGTCTGGTGAAGTGGACGCCCCGGCCTGACCGGATTCCCGGCATGTGGAAGGGGCGCGTCCGCGTTGCCGATGATTTCGATAGCTTCGACGAGCAAGACGACCGGGATTGGTACGGGGAACAAGCGTGA
- a CDS encoding type II CAAX endopeptidase family protein has translation MSTLDDQFLTPTTENRPSLATLGGALVLRLLLILALGIITPIALRLSSPGTTDSEAGYYGNATVIVVDVITILVVGMLLRREGLRIRDILNFRASDIGWGLLLTPIVFIGFFMFTYIGNLIAYQGPPPAATDVPHVPLVVGVLAIVAAVTIGIAEELIYRGYLQPRFEARLGRWPGMLVVALFFGLQHIGFALVSPAAIVAKVVATALAGVMFGLLYWWRKRLMPLVIAHVLLDIVGLGIPTLTLALA, from the coding sequence ATGTCCACTTTAGATGATCAGTTCCTGACCCCGACAACTGAGAACCGTCCGAGCCTGGCGACGCTCGGGGGTGCGCTGGTGTTGCGCCTGCTGCTGATTCTCGCCTTGGGGATCATCACACCGATTGCGTTACGTTTGTCGTCTCCGGGCACCACCGACTCCGAAGCCGGCTACTACGGCAATGCCACCGTGATCGTGGTCGACGTGATAACGATCCTTGTGGTGGGGATGCTTCTGAGACGAGAAGGCCTGCGGATTCGCGACATCCTGAACTTCCGAGCGTCCGATATCGGTTGGGGATTGCTGCTGACTCCGATCGTCTTCATCGGGTTCTTCATGTTCACTTACATCGGCAATCTGATCGCCTACCAGGGGCCACCCCCGGCCGCCACGGACGTTCCCCATGTTCCGCTGGTCGTGGGCGTCCTCGCCATCGTCGCGGCCGTGACCATCGGCATCGCCGAGGAGTTGATCTACCGCGGCTATCTGCAGCCACGATTCGAAGCGCGGTTGGGACGCTGGCCCGGCATGCTGGTGGTGGCGCTCTTCTTCGGCCTGCAGCACATCGGCTTCGCCCTCGTTTCTCCGGCGGCGATCGTCGCGAAGGTGGTCGCCACGGCGCTGGCCGGTGTCATGTTCGGTCTGCTCTACTGGTGGCGCAAACGGCTCATGCCGCTGGTGATCGCCCACGTCCTACTCGATATCGTCGGTCTCGGCATCCCCACGCTGACGCTTGCCCTCGCCTGA